In one Triplophysa dalaica isolate WHDGS20190420 chromosome 9, ASM1584641v1, whole genome shotgun sequence genomic region, the following are encoded:
- the LOC130429001 gene encoding uncharacterized protein LOC130429001 isoform X1: MGQVNCGCLGHETSDPECNQTLEQCWEQDQRGAQRQDDSTPTSSRHDKKMRKIKKRYSITEQEGVISENLEVSTSETKTESIRERKKAREGRREMRKRERKTDDAEGIRRESTLKPLVKNSASVPVRSKKAKKRAKHSEQHVNVSEQKRDMKKMQTDNKTSPAVHRKSRKESRDASPLNIDTLTLSLSPPPIQVAPCPPAERIKSRQPSRLEPLVIRVDPQPSTATPERSKVRRSRRNQRKEAENMYHEVPKPLAILVDPQPAAASPERSEERLSVNKLKKGEKKTDHEVPEPLVRRVYPKQSTSSPERSKMRRSRRKVMKEAENMDPEGFRRSASPDPNPEQTEVTKYEGKRK; this comes from the exons ATGGGACAAGTTAACTGTGGATGTTTGGGCCACGAGACGTCAGATCCGGAATGCAACCAAACACTGGAGCaatgttgg GAGCAAGATCAGAGAGGAGCACAGCGTCAAGATGACTCCACACCGACAAGTTCCAGACATGACAAGAAAATGAGGAAGATCAAGAAAAGATACTCCATAACAGAGCAAGAGGGAGTGATCTCAGAGAATCTGGAGGTGAGcacatctgaaacaaagactgaaagtattcgagagagaaagaaagccaGGGAAGGTAGGAgagagatgaggaagagagagagaaagacagatgatgCTGAAGGTATAAGGAGAGAGTCAACACTGAAACCGCTGGTGAAAAACTCTGCTTCAGTACCTGTGAGGTCAAAGAAAGCCAAGAAAAGAGCCAAACATTCAGAGCAACATGTGAACGTATCGGAACAAAAGAGAGATATGAAGAAGATGCAGACTGACAACAAAACAAGTCCTGCAGTTCACAGAAAGTCTAGGAAAGAATCCAGAGATGCTTCTCCATTGAACATCGATACCTTGACACTTTCACTATCTCCTCCACCGATACAAGTCGCTCCATGCCCACCAGCTGAGAGAATAAAATCCCGTCAACCATCAAGGCTGGAACCGCTGGTTATACGTGTTGATCCTCAACCTTCTACTGCAACACCTGAGAGATCAAAGGTGAGACGTTCAAGGAGGAACCAGAGGAAGGAAGCTGAAAACATGTATCATGAag TGCCTAAACCGCTGGCGATACTTGTGGATCCTCAACCCGCAGCTGcatcacctgagagatcagaggAGAGACTTTCAGTCAATAAACTGAAGAAGGGTGAAAAGAAAACGgatcatgaag tgcctgaaccgctggtGAGACGTGTTTATCCTAAACAATCAACTTCATCACCTGAGCGATCAAAGATGAGACGTTCAAGGAGGAAAGTGATGAAGGAAGCTGAAAACATGGATcctgaag gGTTTCGTCGATCTGCCTCACCCGACCCGAATCCTGAACAGACGGAGGTGACAAaatatgaaggtaagagaaagtag
- the LOC130429001 gene encoding uncharacterized protein LOC130429001 isoform X2: MYDKMKLKTSTLTSSPLPISAGPPTPAPTAERVNSHHSSVPEQLVTTQSDLFTQLVFMDIEDEDEVQIISPFVLKDTRQRRPKPMRKKQTMFSWMEENKEMLESERSAKKVNNAKDTDHAGSSPYIPYEHTEALSLSAPSSQSDLILMEVNDNTESDEPEVKFISPFELKDTRHRRPKPMIKDQPMFCWMENTEMLDSESEMDEVQPEAPEQQETPVKESHPESNTNKQQTLQKEKDTHENTIMTDPYGPAGDTQDHLKGPEKTKAPSKTKGLFVLHHWLEKKTKERQAEKIRKEREITETQLLRERYLKSPALKHLCVNKNNSYYIPNLLL; the protein is encoded by the exons ATGTATGACAAGATGAAACTAAAAACATCAacactcacttcatctcctttgCCAATATCAGCTGGTCCACCAACACCAGCTCCAACAGCTGAGAGGGTAAATtcccatcattcatcagtgcctgaacAGCTGGTCACCACACAGTCTGATCTCTTTACACAACTTGTCTTCATGGacattgaagatgaagatgaggtgCAAATCATCTCTCCATTTGTGCTGAAGGACACCAGACAGAGAAGACCTAAGCCCatgaggaaaaaacaaacaatgtttagTTGGATGGAGGAGAACAAAGAGATGCTGGAGAGTGAAAGATCAGCGAAGAAAGTGAACAATGCTAAAGACACGGACCATGCAG GATCATCTCCTTACATCCCATATGAACATACCGAGGCGCTATCACTGTCAGCACCTTCAtcacagtctgatctcatcCTCATGGAGGTGAATGATAACACCGAGTCTGATGAGCCTGAGGTGAAGTTCATCTCTCCATTTGAGCTGAAGGACACCAGACACAGAAGACCCAAGCCCATGATAAAAGATCAACCGATGTTTTGTTGGATGGAGAACACGGAGATGCTGGATAGTGAAAGTGAAATGGATGAAGTTCAGCCAGAAGCTCCAGAGCAGCAGGAGACACCTGTGAAAGAATCCCATCCAGAGAGCAACACtaacaaacaacaaaccctTCAGAAGGAGAAAGACACTCATGAAAACACCATCATGACAGATCCTTATGGTCCCGCTGGAGATACCCAAGATCACCTGAAAGGTCCAGAGAAGACCAAAGCTCCCAGCAAAACAAAAGGATTGTTTGTTCTTCATCACTGGCTTGAGAAAAAGACCAAAGAACGACAGGCGGAGAAAATtagaaaagaaagggaaataaCAGAAACACAGCTACTGCGGGAGAGATACCTCAAGAGTCCAGCATTGAAGCATTTGTGTGTTAATAAGAACAACTCGTACTATATCCCGAATCTCCTTCTATAA